The following are from one region of the Aspergillus luchuensis IFO 4308 DNA, chromosome 4, nearly complete sequence genome:
- a CDS encoding threonine/serine exporter family protein (COG:S;~EggNog:ENOG410PFXD;~InterPro:IPR010619,IPR024528;~PFAM:PF06738,PF12821;~TransMembrane:10 (i337-357o363-381i393-411o423-444i456-477o497-520i527-545o551-568i580-605o625-651i)) has protein sequence MSSPVDESKTHLGPPRRDTDPSSDDDRLGNRSTNNDERPLTRENPPPPAGGNQWGVLFKAIRDGTSQLAEKLGRDPDGGDGLDSAWHPEDYGFQEDIEMREMLAEEELEDAAYASKLQSVLGSDANNLVKNLGLGETPSRTNSNDENLVGGVLWHLLSHQMGHNPEEIHDDGAIPASTEDGLAPLPTDLRKRRKKKWYEEDPTNDKEGRRKMKEELLTQKIGSLLTRQRYMIQLCRALMKFGAPTHRLEEYMQMTAYRLRVNGQFMYIPGCMIISFDDPLTRTAEVKLVRTTHGLDLGRLGDIHNCYKNVLHGRLTPDEALPVMDDLLTRKSRIHQAWLLVLLSGFASVAVGPWAFSARPVDMPIIFVLGCLLGILQYVLAPRSALYSNVFEVTVAMLTSFLARAFGSIYYSNGEPIFCFSALAESSIALILPGYSVLCSSLELQSHQIVAGSIRLVYTIIYSLFLGYGVTVGLTIYGLMDDNATTATTCPSRDTNIYGSVYVQEFVFVAVYCAFAAILNQAKWKQLPIMSFMGVAGYTTNYFTANHLDSRFGSTIGAFTIGLCANLYSRVWHGHAAAAIVPGMWTLVSSGLASSGSIISGLAYAEAVKNNTVSDSTTTKTQESLGGLALTMVQTALGITVGLFLSAMVVYPGGKRKGGLFNL, from the coding sequence ATGTCCAGCCCAGTTGACGAATCCAAAACCCATCTGGGTCCTCCACGACGCGACACCGACCCCTCCAGTGACGACGACCGGCTGGGTAACCGATCGACCAACAATGACGAACGCCCGTTGACCCGCGaaaatcctcctccgcccgcGGGGGGTAACCAGTGGGGCGTGCTCTTCAAAGCCATCCGCGATGGCACTTCACAACTCGCTGAAAAACTCGGTCGTGATCCTGACGGCGGTGATGGACTGGATTCGGCCTGGCACCCGGAAGACTACGGATTTCAGGAGGATATCGAGATGAGAGAGATGCTTGCCGAGGAGGAACTCGAGGATGCTGCCTACGCTTCTAAGCTGCAGTCGGTGCTGGGTTCTGATGCCAATAACCTTGTCAAGAACCTGGGCTTGGGTGAGACGCCGTCGCGGACCAACAGCAATGATGAGAATCTGGTCGGAGGTGTGCTCTGGCATTTACTCAGCCATCAGATGGGACATAATCCAGAGGAAATTCATGACGATGGTGCTATCCCAGCATCGACAGAAGACGGACTGGCACCGCTACCTACTGACCTGCGGAAAcgtcggaagaagaagtggtaCGAGGAGGATCCAACAAACGACAAAGAAGGGCGGAGGAaaatgaaggaggagctATTGACACAAAAGATTGGCTCGCTTCTCACACGCCAGCGCTATATGATCCAGCTGTGTCGCGCACTGATGAAGTTTGGCGCTCCGACGCATCGTCTTGAAGAATACATGCAGATGACGGCTTACCGATTGCGCGTGAACGGTCAATTTATGTACATTCCCGGCTGCATGATTATCTCATTTGACGATCCCCTCACCCGTACTGCGGAGGTCAAGCTGGTCCGTACAACACACGGATTGGATCTCGGCCGACTCGGGGACATTCACAACTGCTACAAAAATGTCCTCCATGGCAGACTGACGCCGGATGAGGCACTCCCGGTGATGGACGATCTCCTTACACGAAAGAGTCGCATCCATCAGGCATGGTTGTTGGTCTTGCTGTCCGGTTTCGCGAGTGTGGCGGTGGGTCCGTGGGCGTTCAGCGCGCGCCCGGTCGACAtgcccatcatcttcgtcctggGCTGTCTGCTCGGAATATTGCAGTATGTGCTGGCACCACGATCCGCGTTGTACTCAAACGTGTTCGAAGTGACCGTGGCCATGCTCACGTCATTTTTGGCACGTGCATTTGGAAGCATTTACTACTCCAACGGCGAGCctattttctgtttctccGCCCTGGCAGAATCATCCATTGCACTGATTCTTCCAGGATACTCCGTGCTGTGTAGCAGTCTGGAATTGCAATCGCATCAGATCGTGGCAGGATCCATCCGACTGGTCTatactattatctattcGCTTTTCCTCGGTTATGGCGTGACAGTCGGTCTAACGATCTACGGGCTGATGGACGATAATGCGACCACGGCGACAACCTGCCCTTCACGAGACACCAATATTTACGGCAGCGTATACGTGCAGGAATTCGTGTTTGTGGCTGTTTACTGTGCCTTTGccgccatcctcaaccaGGCCAAATGGAAGCAGCTGCCGATCATGTCCTTCATGGGCGTTGCAGGCTACACAACCAACTACTTCACCGCCAACCACCTGGACAGTCGGTTCGGCAGTACTATCGGGGCGTTCACGATCGGATTGTGTGCCAACTTGTACAGTCGAGTGTGGCATGGACACGCTGCTGCGGCCATTGTGCCGGGTATGTGGACGCTGGTTTCGTCTGGTCTGGCCAGTAGTGGATCGATCATCTCGGGATTGGCATATGCAGAAGCAGTGAAGAACAACACCGTGTCGGattccaccacaaccaaaACACAAGAGTCACTGGGAGGGTTGGCGTTGACTATGGTGCAGACGGCGTTGGGAATCACGGTCGGTCTGTTTCTTTCCGCCATGGTGGTCTATCCAGGCGGAAAACGCAAGGGCGGTTTATTCAATTTGTGA
- a CDS encoding uncharacterized protein (COG:S;~EggNog:ENOG410PR3D): MDESPPDFYDVYLTEQHGVRNHLAIFIETMPDAEPFCNSGRLYHVVGTILRGMDYGHRNTPDPELLPGYVMDSKRKIAVIARDDVIRFERECAEEIPPPPAQLTLSGKPLNRAVPLYRCTDWVEDVVHLAFELGIFKRDGKEGELYFGTEED; this comes from the coding sequence ATGGACGAATCACCCCCTGACTTCTACGACGTCTACCTCACCGAGCAGCACGGCGTGCGCAACCAcctggccatcttcatcgaaaCCATGCCCGACGCGGAACCCTTCTGCAACAGCGGTCGGCTCTACCATGTGGTGGGCACCATCTTGCGCGGCATGGACTACGGCCATCGCAACACCCCCGATCCCGAATTGCTGCCCGGCTATGTGATGGACTCGAAGCGCAAGATTGCCGTGATCGCCAGAGACGACGTGATCCGATTCGAGCGGGAATGTGCCGAAGAaatcccacctcccccggCTCAGCTGACCCTCAGTGGGAAGCCTTTGAACCGGGCCGTGCCTTTGTATCGCTGCACCGACTGGGTGGAGGACGTGGTGCATTTGGCCTTCGAACTGGGCATCTTCAAGAGAGATGGGAAGGAGGGCGAGTTATACTTTGGAACGGAAGAAGATTGA
- a CDS encoding ketopantoate reductase family protein (COG:G;~EggNog:ENOG410PITC;~InterPro:IPR003710,IPR013752,IPR036291,IPR013332, IPR008927,IPR013328;~PFAM:PF02558,PF08546;~TransMembrane:1 (i12-30o);~go_function: GO:0008677 - 2-dehydropantoate 2-reductase activity [Evidence IEA];~go_function: GO:0016491 - oxidoreductase activity [Evidence IEA];~go_process: GO:0015940 - pantothenate biosynthetic process [Evidence IEA];~go_process: GO:0055114 - oxidation-reduction process [Evidence IEA]): MLSQSNHQMIMTASPSILVFGVGSVGAIYLHQLQRAGCTVTAVCRSNYDVVAHHGFTLRSPRFGTVTYRPDHTVRSVHDCPRDIQYDYVLVTTKAFPGRTPSLADQLRPVLENHPHTAIVLAQNGIDIEKDIAESFPSNPVISGVVYLPTVQTEAGVIDHAEPLDLLELGTYPARAPEEHTRAAKKFVELMVKGGGDAVLFEDIQEARWAKLLLNAAWNPICALSLCTDGGFLLTSEPFARDLAWGIMMEIVALARAVGIAGVDEEAAKKRFALAERRAKEGTGREMSMLQDVKMGRPFEVEAIVGNAVRLGRKCGVSMPRLETVYALAKGRLDVLMGCRV; the protein is encoded by the coding sequence ATGTTATCCCAGAGCAACCATCAGATGATCATGACagcctccccctccatcctcgtcttcggcGTCGGCAGCGTCGGTGCCATCTACCTCCACCAGCTGCAACGAGCCGGCTGCACCGTCACCGCCGTCTGTCGCTCCAACTACGACGTCGTCGCCCACCACGGCTTCACCCTGCGCAGTCCCCGCTTCGGCACCGTCACCTATCGTCCCGATCACACCGTTCGCTCCGTGCACGATTGTCCCCGCGATATCCAATACGACTATGTGCTGGTCACAACGAAGGCATTCCCCGGTCGGACGCCCTCCCTAGCCGACCAGCTTCGACCGGTGCTTGAAAATCACCCACACACCGCCATTGTCCTGGCGCAGAATGGTATCGACATCGAGAAGGATATTGCGGAATCGTTTCCCTCCAATCCAGTCATCAGCGGGGTAGTCTATCTGCCCACTGTACAGACAGAAGCTGGTGTGATCGACCATGCGGAGCCGCTGGATCTCCTGGAACTAGGAACGTATCCGGCTCGCGCGCCAGAGGAACATACACGGGCGGCGAAGAAATTCGTCGAGTTGATGGTAAAAGGAGGCGGGGATGCGGTGCTGTTCGAGGATATACAAGAGGCGAGGTGGGCGAAATTGCTGCTCAACGCGGCATGGAATCCGATCTGTGCGTTGTCATTGTGCACGGATGGCGGGTTCTTGCTCACTTCGGAGCCGTTTGCGCGTGACTTGGCCTGGGGGATTATGATGGAGATTGTGGCGTTGGCGAGGGCGGTTGGGATTGcaggggtggatgaggaggcggcgaagaagaggtttgcattggcggagaggagggccaAGGAAGGGacagggagggagatgagtaTGTTGCAGGATGTGAAGATGGGGAGGCCGTTTGAGGTCGAAGCGATCGTGGGGAATGCCGTAAGACTGGGGAGGAAGTGTGGGGTGTCGATGCCCCGGTTGGAGACAGTGTATGCATTGGCGAAGGGGAGGCTGGATGTGTTAATGGGGTGTAGAGTTTGA
- a CDS encoding dienelactone hydrolase family protein (COG:Q;~EggNog:ENOG410PWSF;~InterPro:IPR002925,IPR029058;~PFAM:PF01738;~go_function: GO:0016787 - hydrolase activity [Evidence IEA]), translated as MTCEACRTIPPVISSGYTPKGTYTQIADLKTYITGPPTATTGIIDIYDIFGLSNQTIQGADLLAARLNALVLVPDFFHGERADLAWFPPDTEEKKAALFGFINTKAAVKDKVEVVRRVAEDARGRFGGVRSWGAVGLCWGGKVTAQVSGPNSPFVATGQVHPGFMDVEEAKKLTVPHIVLASKDEPVEAVKGYAEVIAGNGIGGVVETYPTMWHGWMGARAQLETPEGLAEYQRGYNQLAGFFEKYLKSEAKI; from the exons ATGACCTGCGAAGCCTGCCGCACCATCCCCCCCGTGATCTCCTCAGGATACACACCCAAGGGGACATACACCCAAATTGCCGATCTAAAGACAT ATATAACCGGCCCCCCAACAGCCACCACCGGCATCATCGACATCTACGACATCTTCGGCCTGTCAAACCAAACCATCCAGGGCGCAGATCTCCTCGCCGCACGACTCAATGCCCTCGTCCTAGTGCCGGATTTCTTCCACGGCGAGCGGGCAGATCTCGCGTGGTTCCCGCCCGAtacggaggagaagaaggcggcgCTGTTTGGGTTTATTAATACGAAGGCGGCGGTCAAGGACAAAGTGGAGGTGGTGCGGAGGGTGGCGGAGGATGCGAGGGGGAGGTTTGGGGGGGTGAGGAGTTGGGGGGCGGTTGGGTTGTgttggggtgggaag GTTACTGCGCAGGTCTCAGGACCGAATTCGCCGTTTGTTGCGACGGGACAGGTGCATCCTGG GTTCATGGATGTCGAGGAGGCTAAGAAGTTGACGGTTCCGCATATTGTGCTTGCGTCGAAGGATGAGCCGGTTGAGGCTGTCAAGGGGTATGCTGAGGTTATTGCTGGCAATGGCATTGGAGGCGTGGTCGAGACGTATCCGACCATGTGGCATGGCTGGATGGGTGCTCGTGCTCAGTTGGAGACTCCGGAGGGGTTGGCGGAGTATCAGCGGGG GTACAATCAGCTGGCTGGTTTCTTTGAAAAGTATCTCAAGTCGGAGGCGAAGATCTAG
- a CDS encoding short chain dehydrogenase/reductase family protein (COG:Q;~EggNog:ENOG410PKTH;~InterPro:IPR036291,IPR002347;~PFAM:PF08659,PF00106,PF13561;~go_process: GO:0055114 - oxidation-reduction process [Evidence IEA]): MQSVLQPVLGPKKEIHDLTGRVALITGGALGIGYEIARAFVLNGAKVYMTNRKEEQGQAAIEQIKKEAGENAQIEWFPCDMGNLNEIKQVFEDFKKKEDRLDLLILSAGINVNQYGETHDNIDRHFEVNWLGQFYVVNLVYPLLRKTSKLPNTPAPRIVFETSEQHRMAPKNVHFATLEEINNPEVGNLELYGRTKLAIILGVKYGLLDRVIKPNNDNIYALSVHPGAVNTAMQQQWKDAYPGLLGKLLTTVMLAAGRTPEHGSFSALYAATSPEVEEKGWNGYYFSDPAQPGKESAQASDPTLGAALWDLSHRIIKEKVGDDAIVDWNASA; this comes from the exons ATGCAGTCCGTTCTACAGCCCGTTCTTGGTCCTAAGAAGGAGATCCATGATCTCACCGGCCGTGTCGCCCTTATTACCGGCGGTGCGCTGGGCATCGG GTACGAGATTGCCCGCGCATTCGTCCTCAATGGCGCCAAGGTATACATGACCAACCGCAAGGAAGAGCAAGGCCAAGCTGCGATCGAACAAATCAAGAAAGAAGCCGGCGAGAATGCGCAGATTGAGTGGTTTCCCTGCGACATGGGCAACCTGAACGAAATTAAGCAGGTGTTTGAAGatttcaagaagaaggaagatcgATTGGATCTT CTTATCCTTTCCGCCGGAATAAACGTCAACCAATACGGCGAAACACACGATAACATTGATCGCCATTTCGAGGTCAACTGGCTGGGCCAGTTCTATGTCGTGAATCTGGTATACCCGTTGCTGAGAAAGACGTCCAAGTTACCGAATACCCCTGCGCCGAGGATCGTGTTCGAAACGTCGGAGCAGCATCGCATGGCGCCTAAGAACGTGCACTTTGCGACACTGGAGGAGATCAACAATCCCGAGGTCGGAAATTTGGAGCTCTACGGTCGGACGAAGTTGGCTATCATTCTTGGAGTGAAGTACGGACTGTTGGACCGGGTGATCAAACCTAACAATGATAATATCTATGCGCTGTCTGTGCACCCGGGTGCT GTAAACACGGCAATGCAACAACAATGGAAAGACGCATACCCCGGCCTCCTGGGCAAGCTGCTAACTACAGTCATGCTAGCAGCCGGTCGGACACCCGAACACGGCTCCTTCAGTGCACTATATGCAGCGACAAGCCCCGAAGTTGAAGAGAAGGGCTGGAACGGATATTACTTCAGTGACCCTGCACAGCCCGGAAAGGAGTCTGCCCAGGCGTCGGATCCTACATTGGGTGCAGCATTGTGGGACCTGAGTCACAGaatcatcaaggagaaggttggCGATGATGCCATTGTCGACTGGAATGCGAGTGCATGA